One part of the Haliaeetus albicilla chromosome 9, bHalAlb1.1, whole genome shotgun sequence genome encodes these proteins:
- the MRPS22 gene encoding small ribosomal subunit protein mS22 isoform X2: MCKMAALGAWGSAVAPARLSRVARALWAWRARRCLGQDAGAADGGKAAKPSFADEAVQNLLYKMTGLNLQKVFRPVKKELKPPKYKLMTEAQLDEATRKAIEEAKEKLIMPPVLNEREPIDDVLAEDKFLEGTESTKYVFTDLTHSIPHRERFIVVREPNGVLRKATWEERDRMIQIFFPKEGRRVIPPVIFKDEHLVTVFQQNRHEDILNMCIAQFEPDSPDYIRVHHQTYDDIEKHAKYDLLRSTRHFGGMVWYLVNKKKTDGLLIDMIHRDLLDDTTSLITLYHMVHPECQSAKEAKEEKLQGVDLIKVFVKTESQKEGYIQLALQAYEEAMATSTAS; encoded by the exons ATGTGTAAGATGGCGGCGCTCGGGGCGTGGGGCTCTGCGGTGGCGCCCGCGCGGCTGTCGCGCGTGGCGCGAGCGCTGTGGGCCTGGCGCGCGCGGCGGTGTCTCGGGCAGGACGCGGGGGCCGCGGACG GAGGAAAAGCCGCCAAGCCTTCCTTTGCGGATGAAGCGGTTCAAAATCTGCTCTACAAAATGACGGGGCTCAACCTGCAGAAGGTTTTTAGGCCGGTGAAAAAGGAGCTTAAACCGCCCAAGTACAAGCTAATGACAGAAGCTCAGCTGGATGAG gccaCAAGAAAAGCCATTGAGGAAGCTAAAGAAAAACTAATCATGCCCCCTGTTTTGAATGAACGAGAGCCAATTGATGATGTCTTAGCAGAAGACAAATTCCTTGAAGGAACTGAAAGTACAAAATATGTGTTTACAGATTTAACTCACTCAATTCCACATCGT GAACGTTTCATTGTAGTTAGAGAACCAAACGGTGTTTTACGCAAAGCAACCTGGGAAGAACGAGACAGAATGATACAGATATTCTTCCCAAAAGAAGGGCGCAGAGTTATTCCCCCAGTCATATTCAAGGATGAACACCTTGTG ACTGTGTTTCAGCAAAACCGTCATGAAGATATCCTTAACATGTGCATTGCTCAATTTGAGCCAGATTCACCTGACTATATCAGA GTTCATCATCAGACATACGATGACATTGAGAAACATGCCAAATATGATCTGCTCCGTTCAACAAGACACTTTGGAGGAATGGTGTGGTATCTagtaaacaaaaagaaaacagatggcTTACTAATAGATATGATCCACAGAGACTT GCTGGATGACACTACAAGTTTAATTACACTGTATCATATGGTTCATCCTGAATGTCAATCAGCAAAAGAAGCTAAAGAAGAGAAACTTCAAGGAGTTGATCTGATCAAG GTATTTGTGAAAACTGAATCACAGAAAGAAGGTTATATACAGTTGGCCCTCCAGGCTTATGAAGAAGCAATGGCTACTTCTACAGCTTCATGA
- the MRPS22 gene encoding small ribosomal subunit protein mS22 isoform X1, which produces MGAVSCLFPQGKGPGDRVSFPLRRAHRPRPPLPPRLHSDRPLRRRETPFPGEPPEATGARAPSPLPSSGWDGACVRWRRSGRGALRWRPRGCRAWRERCGPGARGGVSGRTRGPRTVGGKAAKPSFADEAVQNLLYKMTGLNLQKVFRPVKKELKPPKYKLMTEAQLDEATRKAIEEAKEKLIMPPVLNEREPIDDVLAEDKFLEGTESTKYVFTDLTHSIPHRERFIVVREPNGVLRKATWEERDRMIQIFFPKEGRRVIPPVIFKDEHLVTVFQQNRHEDILNMCIAQFEPDSPDYIRVHHQTYDDIEKHAKYDLLRSTRHFGGMVWYLVNKKKTDGLLIDMIHRDLLDDTTSLITLYHMVHPECQSAKEAKEEKLQGVDLIKVFVKTESQKEGYIQLALQAYEEAMATSTAS; this is translated from the exons ATGGGAGCGGTTTCTTGCCTTTTCCCTCAGGGAAAAGGCCCGGGAGACCGCGTTTCTTTCCCACTGAGGCGGGCTCATCGCCCCAGGCCGCCGCTCCCCCCGCGGCTCCACTCTGACAGGCCACTGAGGCGAAGGGAGACTCCATTTCCCGGCGAGCCTCCAGAGGCCACCGGCGCGCGCGCGCCGTCGCCATTGCCGTCGTCGGGGTGGGACGGGGCATGTGTAAGATGGCGGCGCTCGGGGCGTGGGGCTCTGCGGTGGCGCCCGCGCGGCTGTCGCGCGTGGCGCGAGCGCTGTGGGCCTGGCGCGCGCGGCGGTGTCTCGGGCAGGACGCGGGGGCCGCGGACGGTAG GAGGAAAAGCCGCCAAGCCTTCCTTTGCGGATGAAGCGGTTCAAAATCTGCTCTACAAAATGACGGGGCTCAACCTGCAGAAGGTTTTTAGGCCGGTGAAAAAGGAGCTTAAACCGCCCAAGTACAAGCTAATGACAGAAGCTCAGCTGGATGAG gccaCAAGAAAAGCCATTGAGGAAGCTAAAGAAAAACTAATCATGCCCCCTGTTTTGAATGAACGAGAGCCAATTGATGATGTCTTAGCAGAAGACAAATTCCTTGAAGGAACTGAAAGTACAAAATATGTGTTTACAGATTTAACTCACTCAATTCCACATCGT GAACGTTTCATTGTAGTTAGAGAACCAAACGGTGTTTTACGCAAAGCAACCTGGGAAGAACGAGACAGAATGATACAGATATTCTTCCCAAAAGAAGGGCGCAGAGTTATTCCCCCAGTCATATTCAAGGATGAACACCTTGTG ACTGTGTTTCAGCAAAACCGTCATGAAGATATCCTTAACATGTGCATTGCTCAATTTGAGCCAGATTCACCTGACTATATCAGA GTTCATCATCAGACATACGATGACATTGAGAAACATGCCAAATATGATCTGCTCCGTTCAACAAGACACTTTGGAGGAATGGTGTGGTATCTagtaaacaaaaagaaaacagatggcTTACTAATAGATATGATCCACAGAGACTT GCTGGATGACACTACAAGTTTAATTACACTGTATCATATGGTTCATCCTGAATGTCAATCAGCAAAAGAAGCTAAAGAAGAGAAACTTCAAGGAGTTGATCTGATCAAG GTATTTGTGAAAACTGAATCACAGAAAGAAGGTTATATACAGTTGGCCCTCCAGGCTTATGAAGAAGCAATGGCTACTTCTACAGCTTCATGA